The proteins below are encoded in one region of Citrobacter enshiensis:
- a CDS encoding sugar phosphatase, translated as MPEGVSVQCKGFLFDLDGTLVDSLPAVERAWCNWADRFGLNHDDVLGFIHGKQAITSLRHFMAGKSESEIAAEFSRLEQIEATDTAGIVALPGAIALLNHLNKAGIPWAIVTSGSMPVARARHKAAGLPLPEVFVTAERVKRGKPEPDAYLLGAQLLGLSPHECTVVEDAPAGILSGLAAGCHVIAVNAPETTPRLDEVDFSLNSLEQISVTKQPNGNVVVLRHT; from the coding sequence ATGCCTGAGGGGGTCAGCGTGCAGTGCAAAGGTTTTCTGTTTGATCTGGATGGAACGCTGGTCGATTCATTGCCCGCCGTAGAGCGAGCGTGGTGCAACTGGGCCGATCGTTTTGGGCTCAATCACGATGACGTGCTGGGCTTTATACACGGCAAACAGGCGATCACTTCGCTACGACACTTTATGGCGGGCAAGTCTGAATCAGAGATTGCGGCCGAGTTCTCGCGTCTGGAACAAATAGAGGCAACCGATACTGCCGGTATCGTCGCTCTGCCCGGCGCGATTGCATTGCTGAATCACCTCAATAAAGCCGGGATCCCCTGGGCGATTGTCACGTCAGGCTCCATGCCGGTCGCACGGGCTCGTCATAAGGCGGCGGGACTTCCTCTCCCGGAAGTCTTTGTTACGGCCGAACGGGTAAAAAGAGGGAAGCCGGAACCTGATGCGTACCTGCTGGGCGCACAGTTGCTCGGACTCTCACCGCACGAATGTACCGTGGTTGAAGATGCGCCCGCCGGGATCCTTTCTGGTCTGGCCGCAGGATGCCATGTTATTGCGGTGAATGCGCCAGAAACGACCCCTCGCCTCGATGAAGTTGATTTTTCCCTGAATAGCCTTGAACAGATTTCCGTGACCAAACAGCCCAACGGAAATGTCGTGGTTCTCAGACATACCTGA
- a CDS encoding SLC13 family permease, whose protein sequence is MNGELIWVLSLLAIAVILFATGKVRMDAVALLVIVAFILSGTLSITEAFSGFSDPNVILIAALFIIGDGLVRTGVATVMGTWLVKMAGSSEIKMLVLLMITVAGLGAFMSSTGVVAIFIPVVLSVSMRMQTSPSRLMMPLSFAGLISGMMTLVATPPNLVVNSELLREGLHGFSFFSVTPIGLVVLVLGIIYMLLMRFMLKSETPGQQREGWKRRTFRDLIKEYRLAGRARRLAIRPGSPLVGQRLDDLKLRERYGANVIGVERWRRFRRVIVNVNGVSEFRARDVLLIDMSTAEVDLRQFCSEQLLEPMVLRGEYFSDQALDVGMAEISLIPESELIGKSVREMAFRTRHGLNIVGLKRDGVAMEGAVVDEPLLMGDIILVVGNWKQISLLAQQGRDFVVLNMPEEVSEASPAHSQAPHAIFCLVLMVALMLTDEIPNPVAAIIACLLMGKFRCIDAESAYKSIHWPSIILIVGMMPFALALQKTGGVDLVVKGLMDVGGGYGPYMMLACLFVMCASIGLFISNTATAVLMAPIALAAAKSMGVSPYPFAMVIAMAASAAFMTPVSSPVNTLVLGPGNYSFSDFVKLGVPFTVIVMVVCVVMIPMLFPF, encoded by the coding sequence GTGAACGGTGAATTGATATGGGTCCTCTCCTTACTGGCGATCGCCGTTATCCTGTTTGCGACGGGCAAAGTGCGTATGGACGCGGTTGCTTTGCTGGTCATCGTGGCGTTTATTCTGAGTGGAACGCTGAGTATCACAGAGGCGTTTTCGGGTTTTAGCGATCCTAACGTTATCCTGATTGCAGCCTTATTTATCATCGGTGATGGCCTGGTGCGCACCGGCGTGGCGACCGTCATGGGGACCTGGCTGGTAAAAATGGCCGGTAGCAGTGAAATCAAAATGCTGGTGCTGCTGATGATCACCGTTGCCGGTCTGGGCGCGTTTATGAGCTCAACGGGCGTCGTTGCTATCTTCATTCCTGTGGTGTTAAGCGTGTCAATGCGTATGCAGACGTCGCCTTCGCGTCTGATGATGCCACTCAGTTTTGCCGGGCTTATCAGTGGGATGATGACGCTGGTCGCCACCCCCCCCAACCTGGTGGTCAACAGCGAATTGCTGCGCGAAGGGTTACACGGCTTTAGCTTCTTTAGCGTTACGCCGATTGGTCTGGTGGTCCTGGTGCTTGGGATCATCTATATGCTGCTGATGCGCTTCATGCTTAAAAGCGAGACGCCGGGGCAGCAGCGTGAAGGGTGGAAGCGGCGTACCTTCCGCGATTTAATCAAAGAGTATCGCCTGGCAGGACGCGCCCGTCGCCTTGCTATTCGTCCGGGCTCTCCGCTGGTGGGGCAGCGTCTGGACGACCTGAAATTGCGCGAGCGTTACGGCGCAAACGTCATTGGCGTGGAGCGCTGGCGACGTTTTCGGCGAGTGATCGTCAATGTTAATGGTGTCTCAGAATTTCGCGCCCGCGACGTGTTACTGATCGATATGTCGACGGCCGAGGTGGATCTCCGTCAGTTTTGCAGTGAGCAATTGCTGGAGCCGATGGTGCTGCGTGGGGAATATTTTTCCGATCAGGCGCTGGATGTCGGGATGGCAGAGATTTCGCTGATCCCTGAATCAGAGTTAATTGGCAAATCGGTTCGAGAAATGGCTTTTCGTACACGCCACGGCCTGAATATTGTGGGTCTGAAACGTGACGGCGTTGCGATGGAAGGCGCCGTGGTCGATGAACCGTTGCTGATGGGCGATATTATTCTGGTGGTGGGAAACTGGAAGCAGATAAGCCTGCTGGCGCAACAGGGCCGTGACTTTGTGGTGCTCAACATGCCGGAGGAGGTCAGCGAGGCTTCACCGGCGCATAGCCAGGCGCCGCATGCGATTTTCTGTCTGGTGCTGATGGTGGCGCTGATGCTGACAGATGAAATCCCTAACCCTGTCGCCGCCATTATCGCCTGTCTGTTGATGGGTAAGTTTCGCTGCATTGACGCAGAAAGCGCCTATAAATCCATTCACTGGCCGAGCATCATCCTGATTGTCGGCATGATGCCTTTTGCACTGGCGTTGCAAAAAACCGGCGGTGTCGATCTGGTGGTGAAAGGATTGATGGACGTTGGGGGCGGGTACGGTCCGTATATGATGCTGGCCTGCCTGTTTGTCATGTGTGCCAGCATCGGACTATTTATTTCTAATACCGCGACAGCTGTGCTGATGGCACCCATTGCGCTGGCGGCGGCGAAGTCTATGGGCGTTTCGCCGTATCCTTTCGCCATGGTGATCGCGATGGCGGCATCAGCGGCTTTCATGACGCCAGTATCGTCACCGGTAAATACGCTGGTGTTGGGGCCGGGGAACTACAGCTTCAGTGATTTTGTGAAGCTGGGTGTGCCGTTCACCGTCATCGTGATGGTGGTATGTGTGGTAATGATACCGATGCTGTTCCCGTTCTGA
- the yfbR gene encoding 5'-deoxynucleotidase, whose protein sequence is MKQSHFFAHLSRLKLINRWPLMRNVRTENVSEHSLQVAMVAHALAAIKNRKFAGQVNAERIALLAMYHDVSEVLTGDLPTPVKYFNSQIAQEYKAIEKIAQQKLVDMVPEELRDIFEPLIDEQAYSEEEKSIVKQADALCAYLKCLEELSAGNNEFLLAKARLEKTLESRRSEEMDYFMDVFVPSFHLSLDEISQDSPL, encoded by the coding sequence ATGAAGCAGAGCCATTTTTTTGCCCACCTCTCCCGCCTCAAACTCATTAACCGCTGGCCGCTGATGCGTAATGTACGCACGGAAAACGTCTCCGAACACAGCCTGCAGGTTGCTATGGTCGCTCATGCGCTGGCAGCCATTAAAAACCGTAAATTTGCAGGCCAGGTCAATGCGGAACGTATTGCTCTGTTGGCAATGTATCACGATGTCTCTGAGGTCCTGACGGGCGATCTGCCTACTCCGGTCAAATACTTTAACTCGCAAATCGCGCAGGAATATAAAGCTATTGAGAAGATCGCTCAGCAGAAACTGGTCGATATGGTGCCTGAAGAGCTACGTGATATTTTCGAGCCGCTGATTGATGAACAAGCCTACAGCGAAGAAGAAAAATCGATTGTTAAACAGGCCGATGCGCTGTGCGCTTATCTGAAATGTCTGGAAGAGTTGTCCGCTGGCAACAATGAATTTTTGCTGGCAAAAGCGCGTCTGGAAAAAACGCTGGAATCGCGCCGCAGCGAAGAAATGGACTATTTTATGGATGTGTTCGTGCCAAGCTTCCACTTATCTCTGGATGAGATTAGCCAGGACTCTCCGCTGTAA
- the alaA gene encoding alanine transaminase AlaA: MSPIEKSSKLDNVCYDIRGPVLKEAKRLEEEGNKVLKLNIGNPAPFGFEAPDEILVDVIRNLPTAQGYCDSKGLYSARKAIMQHYQARGIRDVTVEDIYIGNGVSELIVQAMQALLNSGDEMLVPAPDYPLWTAAVSLSSGKAVHYLCDESSDWFPDLDDIRAKITPRTRGIVIINPNNPTGAVYSKELLMEIVEIARQHNLIIFADEIYDKILYDDAEHHSIAALAPDLLTITFNGLSKTYRVAGFRQGWMVLNGPKKHAKGYIEGLEMLASMRLCANVPAQHAIQTALGGYQSISEFIMPGGRLYEQRNRAWELINDIPGVSCVKPRGALYMFPKIDAKRFNIHDDQKMVLDFLLQEKVLLVQGSAFNWPWPDHFRIVTLPRIDDIEMSLSKFERFLSGYHQA, from the coding sequence ATGTCCCCTATTGAAAAATCCAGCAAATTAGATAACGTCTGTTACGATATCCGCGGCCCTGTTCTGAAAGAAGCAAAACGTCTGGAAGAAGAAGGCAATAAGGTTCTGAAACTGAACATTGGCAATCCCGCGCCTTTTGGGTTTGAAGCGCCCGATGAGATTCTGGTTGATGTCATCCGTAATTTGCCAACGGCGCAAGGATATTGTGACTCAAAAGGTCTCTACTCCGCCCGTAAAGCGATTATGCAGCATTACCAGGCACGCGGAATACGCGACGTCACCGTAGAAGATATCTATATTGGTAACGGCGTATCTGAGCTTATCGTTCAGGCAATGCAAGCGTTGCTGAACAGCGGGGATGAAATGCTGGTGCCAGCGCCCGACTATCCGTTGTGGACAGCGGCCGTTTCGCTTTCAAGTGGCAAAGCGGTACATTACCTTTGTGATGAATCTTCTGACTGGTTCCCGGACCTTGATGATATCCGCGCCAAAATTACGCCGCGCACCCGTGGTATTGTCATTATCAACCCCAACAACCCCACCGGCGCCGTTTATTCCAAAGAGCTGCTGATGGAAATTGTTGAGATTGCTCGCCAGCATAATCTCATCATTTTTGCCGACGAAATCTACGACAAAATTCTCTACGATGACGCCGAGCATCATTCCATCGCCGCGCTGGCGCCAGATCTGCTGACGATCACTTTTAACGGCTTGTCCAAAACATACCGTGTGGCTGGGTTCCGTCAGGGCTGGATGGTTCTGAACGGGCCGAAGAAACATGCGAAGGGATATATCGAAGGCCTGGAAATGCTGGCGTCAATGCGTCTGTGTGCAAACGTGCCGGCGCAGCACGCCATCCAAACCGCATTAGGCGGATACCAGAGCATCAGCGAATTTATCATGCCCGGCGGACGCCTTTATGAACAGCGTAACCGCGCATGGGAATTGATTAATGATATTCCCGGTGTTTCCTGCGTGAAACCGCGTGGCGCGCTGTATATGTTCCCGAAAATTGATGCAAAACGCTTTAACATTCATGACGACCAGAAAATGGTGCTCGATTTCCTGTTACAGGAAAAAGTGCTGCTGGTTCAGGGAAGCGCGTTCAACTGGCCATGGCCGGATCACTTCCGCATCGTGACGCTACCGCGTATTGACGACATTGAGATGTCACTCAGTAAATTTGAGCGTTTCCTGTCGGGTTATCACCAGGCTTAA
- the lrhA gene encoding transcriptional regulator LrhA has product MINANRPIINLDLDLLRTFVAVADLNTFAAAAAAVCRTQSAVSQQMQRLEQLVGKELFARHGRNKLLTEHGIQLLGYARKILRFNDEACSSLMFSNLQGVLTIGASDESADTILPFLLNRISSVYPKLALDVRVKRNAFMVDMLKSQEVDLIVTTNRPGAFDCLNLRTSPTHWYCAAEYVLQKGEPIPLVLLDDPSPFRDIVLATLNAANIPWRLAYVASTLPAVRAAVKAGLGITARPVEMMSPDLRVLSAVDGLPPLPDTEYLLCRDPASQNELAQIIYQAMDSYQNPWQYSQFTPEGGDDSLMVEGDFE; this is encoded by the coding sequence ATGATAAATGCAAATCGTCCGATCATTAATCTCGACCTCGATCTGCTGAGAACGTTTGTTGCTGTTGCGGATCTGAACACTTTCGCGGCTGCGGCTGCGGCAGTATGCCGTACTCAGTCTGCAGTTAGTCAGCAAATGCAACGCCTTGAGCAGCTCGTAGGAAAAGAATTGTTCGCCCGACATGGTCGTAACAAGCTTTTGACTGAACACGGTATCCAACTTCTGGGATATGCCCGAAAAATTCTGCGTTTCAATGATGAAGCCTGTTCATCATTGATGTTCAGTAATCTTCAGGGGGTATTAACAATCGGCGCTTCCGATGAATCAGCCGATACGATACTGCCTTTTTTACTCAATCGCATCAGTTCGGTTTATCCGAAACTTGCACTGGACGTCAGGGTGAAGCGTAACGCCTTCATGGTCGATATGCTGAAGTCGCAGGAAGTGGATCTGATTGTGACCACCAATCGACCTGGCGCTTTCGACTGCCTTAACCTGCGCACATCGCCGACGCACTGGTACTGTGCCGCAGAGTATGTGCTGCAAAAAGGCGAGCCGATTCCGTTAGTGTTGCTGGATGATCCCAGCCCGTTTCGTGACATCGTGCTGGCAACATTAAATGCGGCGAACATTCCGTGGCGTCTGGCGTATGTTGCTTCGACACTACCGGCAGTACGTGCGGCGGTGAAGGCTGGGTTAGGGATAACCGCGCGTCCAGTCGAGATGATGAGCCCGGATCTGCGCGTGTTGAGCGCAGTAGATGGACTGCCGCCGTTGCCTGACACGGAATACTTGTTGTGTCGCGACCCTGCCAGCCAGAACGAACTTGCGCAGATTATCTATCAGGCGATGGACAGCTATCAAAATCCCTGGCAGTACTCGCAGTTTACCCCGGAAGGGGGAGATGATTCCCTGATGGTTGAAGGTGACTTCGAGTAA
- the nuoA gene encoding NADH-quinone oxidoreductase subunit NuoA, with amino-acid sequence MSMSTSTEIIAHHWAFAIFLIVAIGLCCLMLVGGWFLGGRARARSKNVPFESGIDSVGTARLRLSAKFYLVAMFFVIFDVEALYLFAWSTSIRESGWIGFVEAAIFIFVLLAGLVYLVRIGALDWTPARSRRERMNPETNSIANRQR; translated from the coding sequence ATGAGTATGTCAACATCCACTGAAATCATCGCTCATCACTGGGCATTCGCTATCTTTCTTATTGTTGCCATTGGCCTGTGCTGCCTGATGCTCGTCGGCGGTTGGTTTTTAGGCGGTCGCGCGCGCGCGAGGTCGAAAAACGTTCCGTTCGAATCAGGTATTGACTCAGTTGGCACCGCCCGCTTGCGCCTGTCTGCCAAGTTTTATCTGGTAGCCATGTTCTTCGTTATCTTCGACGTTGAAGCGCTGTATCTGTTCGCATGGTCAACTTCTATCCGCGAGAGCGGCTGGATTGGCTTTGTGGAAGCTGCAATTTTTATTTTTGTGTTACTGGCAGGTCTGGTTTATCTGGTGCGTATTGGCGCGCTGGACTGGACGCCCGCGCGTTCACGCCGCGAGCGTATGAACCCGGAAACGAACAGTATCGCTAATCGTCAACGCTAA